The following are from one region of the Synechococcus sp. CBW1108 genome:
- a CDS encoding iron ABC transporter permease, producing the protein MQTAATSPAAASAPPPRASRWILVGGVVLVSLLALAPLLSLLGGALFGEGPGGLALGVDGVEQMRGTLLLVAGEGFLGAILGTAIGWLTAVCRFPGRRWLRIAQLVPMAFPAYLLAASLIDWASYRGLRIHGLGWAVLLLTLANYSYVFLLSTESFSVSGRRLLEASRSLGVGPWSSFFRVALPIALPSIGAGVALSAMEVVNELGAVRLLGVPSLSAGILDRWQVDGNPQGAALLSLAALAIVALLITGERLLRQRSRRWNLEGRDAAEHVWQLRGWRALLAQLVTALPPLCALAIPVLWVQQGWQALAAESIGELTQLASRSLGLALLATGLTGMGALLLAICRRWSPQPLVQQLSFLAGLGYAIPGSVLALGLIVLGGPLGISPVLLLLWGYGDRFMAVSKQGLDAGLERIPPSIDETAASLGCNWQGVLRRIHLPLLRGPLLVGSLLVFVDVVKELPITLALRPFDFDTLAVRVFQYASDERVGAAMAPALLIMALGLVAALALVPTLERRD; encoded by the coding sequence ATGCAGACGGCAGCTACCAGCCCTGCAGCCGCCAGTGCTCCACCGCCCCGCGCGAGCCGCTGGATTCTGGTGGGCGGGGTTGTGTTGGTGAGCCTGCTGGCCCTGGCCCCCCTGCTCAGCTTGCTGGGCGGTGCCCTCTTTGGCGAAGGGCCTGGCGGCCTAGCCCTGGGTGTCGATGGGGTTGAGCAGATGCGAGGAACCCTGTTGCTCGTCGCCGGAGAAGGCTTTCTCGGGGCCATTTTGGGCACGGCCATCGGCTGGCTCACGGCGGTCTGCCGCTTCCCTGGACGCCGCTGGCTGCGCATCGCCCAGTTGGTGCCTATGGCCTTTCCGGCCTATCTGCTGGCCGCCAGCCTGATCGACTGGGCCAGTTATCGGGGGCTGCGCATCCACGGCCTCGGCTGGGCCGTGCTGCTGCTCACCCTGGCCAACTACAGCTATGTCTTCTTGCTCAGCACCGAAAGCTTCTCCGTCAGTGGCCGGCGGCTGCTCGAGGCCAGTCGCAGCCTGGGTGTGGGGCCCTGGTCCAGCTTCTTTCGGGTGGCGCTACCCATCGCCCTGCCCTCCATCGGCGCTGGTGTGGCCCTCAGCGCCATGGAGGTGGTGAATGAATTGGGCGCCGTACGCCTGCTGGGGGTGCCCAGCCTCTCGGCCGGAATCCTCGATCGCTGGCAGGTGGATGGCAACCCCCAGGGGGCGGCCCTGCTCTCCTTGGCGGCGCTGGCGATCGTCGCCCTGTTGATCACAGGCGAGCGGCTGCTCCGCCAGCGCAGCCGCCGCTGGAACCTCGAGGGCCGTGACGCTGCCGAACACGTTTGGCAGCTGCGGGGCTGGCGGGCCCTGCTGGCCCAGCTGGTGACGGCCCTGCCCCCGCTCTGCGCCCTGGCGATCCCGGTGCTGTGGGTCCAGCAGGGCTGGCAAGCCCTGGCGGCAGAGTCGATCGGGGAACTCACCCAGCTCGCCAGCCGCAGCCTCGGCTTGGCGCTGCTGGCGACAGGGCTCACCGGCATGGGCGCGCTGCTGCTGGCCATCTGCCGCCGCTGGAGCCCCCAACCCCTCGTGCAGCAGCTCAGCTTCCTGGCCGGCCTGGGCTACGCCATCCCCGGCAGCGTGCTGGCCCTGGGCCTGATTGTGCTGGGAGGACCGCTGGGAATTAGTCCGGTGCTGCTGCTGCTGTGGGGCTACGGCGACCGCTTCATGGCCGTTTCCAAACAGGGGCTTGATGCCGGCCTGGAGCGCATTCCTCCAAGCATCGACGAAACGGCCGCCAGCCTTGGCTGCAACTGGCAGGGGGTGCTCCGCCGCATTCACCTACCGCTCCTGAGGGGCCCACTGCTGGTGGGCAGCCTGCTGGTTTTTGTCGATGTGGTGAAGGAACTGCCGATCACGCTGGCCCTGCGTCCCTTCGACTTCGACACCCTGGCGGTGCGGGTGTTTCAGTACGCCAGCGATGAACGGGTGGGGGCAGCCATGGCCCCGGCGCTACTGATCATGGCGCTTGGCTTGGTTGCAGCCCTCGCCCTGGTGCCGACGCTTGAGCGGCGGGACTGA
- a CDS encoding ferritin has protein sequence MEQSNIATHAVATGPAGRAMAQPMDASLLEGLQQHLTMERQASTAYWAMAIWFGERELRGFCEYLKGEAGNEQQHAAQLADYLLARGQTVSLEALAAPMQQWRNAEEIFAAIFQLEADVTSSLQQLYVMAERASDVRSTVFLDPMVQGQIASEHEAAHLLGRIRFAQTNPAAMLVIDGELSEGKHAPASLA, from the coding sequence ATGGAGCAATCCAACATCGCCACCCATGCAGTGGCCACTGGTCCGGCCGGCCGGGCCATGGCCCAACCGATGGACGCCAGCTTGCTGGAGGGATTGCAACAGCACCTCACCATGGAACGCCAGGCCAGCACGGCCTACTGGGCCATGGCGATCTGGTTTGGAGAACGGGAACTGCGGGGCTTCTGCGAATACCTCAAAGGGGAAGCCGGTAATGAGCAACAGCATGCCGCCCAGCTGGCCGACTACCTGCTGGCCCGCGGCCAGACCGTATCTCTTGAGGCGTTAGCCGCGCCAATGCAGCAATGGCGCAATGCCGAAGAGATCTTTGCTGCCATTTTCCAGTTGGAAGCCGACGTCACCAGCTCGTTGCAACAGCTCTACGTCATGGCGGAGCGGGCCTCAGATGTGCGCTCCACCGTGTTCCTCGATCCAATGGTGCAGGGTCAGATCGCTTCCGAACATGAGGCCGCCCACCTGCTCGGCCGGATCCGTTTTGCCCAGACCAACCCTGCAGCCATGCTGGTGATCGATGGCGAACTGAGCGAGGGCAAACATGCCCCAGCTTCTCTGGCCTAA
- a CDS encoding Crp/Fnr family transcriptional regulator, with the protein MSFRFLPDDPAPAVRMPAGQTVLLDPARGPSGSCIEVLEGVARVYCPCEETEGMTLAFLQAGDQLCTDRLCSEGVCVEALTPLSFRSDAEPRQGEGFDAVNEWTLQLLRIRHLGSAEQRLHALFGLLVRRLGRRCGSWCDLPFRLTHERIGELIGTTRVTTTRLISRIRQARLIEAPVGEPGMRLAPELIETAPLAAA; encoded by the coding sequence ATGAGTTTTCGCTTCCTTCCCGACGATCCCGCCCCTGCCGTGCGCATGCCGGCAGGTCAGACCGTGCTGCTGGATCCGGCTCGCGGGCCGAGTGGCAGCTGCATCGAGGTGCTCGAGGGGGTGGCCCGTGTCTATTGCCCCTGTGAGGAGACAGAGGGCATGACCCTCGCCTTCCTGCAGGCCGGCGACCAGCTCTGTACGGATCGCCTCTGCAGTGAGGGCGTCTGCGTCGAGGCCCTCACCCCCTTGAGTTTCCGCAGCGATGCCGAACCCCGTCAGGGTGAAGGGTTTGATGCCGTGAACGAATGGACCCTGCAGCTCTTGCGCATCCGCCACCTGGGCAGCGCCGAGCAGCGCCTGCATGCCCTGTTCGGGCTGCTGGTTCGCCGCTTGGGGCGCCGTTGCGGAAGTTGGTGTGATCTGCCCTTCCGTCTCACCCATGAGCGCATCGGTGAATTGATCGGCACCACTCGGGTCACGACCACCCGCCTGATTTCCCGCATCCGTCAGGCCCGCTTGATCGAGGCTCCGGTCGGTGAACCCGGCATGCGCCTGGCCCCGGAATTGATTGAAACTGCTCCCCTGGCTGCGGCCTGA
- a CDS encoding formylglycine-generating enzyme family protein: MPSKRPPASGMVWIPAGSFWMGSDQHYPEEAPAHRVQLAGFWIDRAPVTNAQFLKFVKATSYRTLAESFADSALYPDADPAQLHPASIVFVPPAGPVGQANHYSWWQYVPGASWRHPEGPGSSIKGRGQHPVVHVAHADAAAYASWIGKQLPTEEEWERAAWGGREGCEYAWGDELHPGGVPVANTFQGDFPHHNSCLDGWELTSPVGAYPANGYGLVDMIGNVWEWTDSWYGPHQSGAAGCCAEAQSARQQASIDPGSQHGAAPRKVVKGGSFLCAPSYCRRYRPAARMAQGIDTSTSHMGFRCIVRPPGLNITQSLDITQS; this comes from the coding sequence ATGCCCTCGAAGCGGCCCCCGGCATCCGGCATGGTGTGGATTCCGGCGGGCTCTTTTTGGATGGGCTCTGACCAGCACTATCCGGAGGAGGCGCCGGCCCACCGGGTGCAGTTGGCGGGGTTCTGGATCGATCGGGCCCCGGTCACCAATGCCCAGTTCCTGAAGTTTGTGAAGGCCACCAGCTACCGAACCCTGGCTGAGAGCTTCGCTGATTCGGCCCTCTACCCCGATGCAGATCCGGCCCAGCTGCACCCGGCCTCGATCGTGTTCGTGCCACCTGCCGGACCCGTAGGGCAGGCCAACCACTACAGCTGGTGGCAGTACGTGCCCGGCGCCAGCTGGCGCCATCCCGAGGGCCCCGGCAGCTCAATCAAGGGCCGCGGCCAGCACCCGGTGGTGCATGTGGCCCACGCCGATGCAGCGGCCTACGCCAGCTGGATCGGCAAGCAACTGCCCACGGAGGAGGAGTGGGAGCGGGCCGCCTGGGGCGGCCGGGAGGGTTGCGAATACGCCTGGGGCGACGAACTCCATCCCGGCGGCGTGCCCGTGGCCAACACCTTTCAGGGTGACTTCCCCCATCACAACAGCTGCCTGGATGGCTGGGAGCTCACCTCGCCAGTCGGCGCGTACCCCGCCAACGGCTACGGCCTGGTGGACATGATCGGCAACGTTTGGGAATGGACCGACAGCTGGTATGGCCCCCATCAGTCAGGGGCGGCCGGATGCTGCGCCGAGGCCCAGAGCGCCCGTCAGCAGGCAAGCATCGACCCCGGCTCCCAGCACGGCGCCGCGCCGCGCAAGGTGGTGAAAGGCGGCTCCTTTCTCTGTGCCCCCAGTTATTGCCGTCGCTACCGGCCTGCGGCTCGTATGGCTCAGGGGATCGACACCAGCACCAGCCACATGGGCTTCCGCTGTATCGTCAGGCCGCCTGGCTTAAATATCACTCAGAGTTTGGATATCACTCAGAGTTGA